One Telluria mixta DNA window includes the following coding sequences:
- a CDS encoding DUF1963 domain-containing protein: protein MRAIPAFKLTPEPLDQEAAALPPFKWADAHIGKRHRLGGQPDFIQADDVPTCSCNKAMSFYAQLDSINDEFVLGDCGMIYVFVCFDCLTTKSVLQSF, encoded by the coding sequence ATGCGAGCAATACCAGCGTTCAAATTAACCCCTGAACCTCTTGATCAGGAGGCTGCCGCCCTCCCACCGTTCAAGTGGGCCGATGCCCACATAGGTAAACGGCACCGTCTTGGAGGGCAGCCCGACTTTATTCAAGCTGACGATGTGCCGACCTGCTCGTGCAACAAGGCCATGTCCTTTTATGCTCAGCTTGACTCGATCAATGATGAGTTCGTGCTCGGGGACTGCGGAATGATTTATGTCTTCGTCTGCTTTGACTGTCTAACGACCAAGTCGGTCCTGCAGTCGTTCTAA
- the pdxR gene encoding MocR-like pyridoxine biosynthesis transcription factor PdxR, with the protein MDYSLLLDAFGRDHAHHAWPRQRLLHECLRAAIRDGTLAAGTRLLATRALAQELGIARNTVLYAYEQLACEGFVIPDRRGTVVAGIAQAPRRRSADVPQAGLARRAQNLRTVNGTASVALPFTPGVPDLRAFPLAQWRRLLDRAWRGLSADQLNYGDPAGEPALRTAIADYLRASRGVVCEPGQVFITDGTQASLDLCAHACADAGDTAWIENPGYGGALAAFRGAGLVVKGIAVDGEGMAPSLQDWSTRRPKLIYTTPSHQYPLGVVTSAARRLALIDGARAAGALIVEDDYDSEFRHEGPPLAAMQGLVADAPVLYCGTFSKTMFPALRIGFVVVPAGLAPQLALMRAQSAAAGRTAEQLALAEFLRSGEFALHLRRMRRLYRQRRDALVEALGRHLGSHAVIEGASAGMHLALRLPADGPADVEIVRRAREQGIVVNALSAHAVPGGPVANGLMLGYAQVPVERMDALVERLAECAG; encoded by the coding sequence ATGGATTATTCCCTGCTGCTGGACGCTTTCGGCCGCGACCACGCGCATCACGCCTGGCCGCGCCAGCGCCTGCTGCACGAATGCCTGCGCGCCGCGATCCGCGACGGCACGCTGGCCGCCGGCACGCGCCTGCTCGCGACGCGCGCGCTGGCGCAGGAGCTGGGCATCGCCCGCAACACGGTGCTGTATGCGTACGAGCAGCTGGCGTGCGAAGGCTTCGTCATCCCGGACCGGCGCGGCACCGTGGTCGCCGGGATCGCCCAGGCACCGCGCCGGCGCAGCGCCGACGTGCCGCAGGCGGGCCTCGCGCGCCGCGCGCAGAACCTGCGGACCGTGAACGGCACCGCCAGTGTCGCGCTGCCGTTCACGCCCGGCGTGCCGGACCTGCGCGCGTTCCCGCTGGCGCAGTGGCGCCGCCTGCTGGACCGCGCCTGGCGCGGCCTGTCCGCGGACCAGCTGAACTACGGCGACCCGGCCGGCGAGCCTGCGCTGCGCACGGCGATCGCGGACTACCTGCGCGCGTCGCGCGGCGTCGTGTGCGAGCCGGGCCAGGTCTTCATCACGGACGGCACACAGGCGAGCCTCGACCTGTGCGCCCACGCCTGCGCCGACGCCGGAGACACCGCCTGGATCGAGAACCCCGGCTACGGCGGCGCGCTGGCCGCGTTCCGCGGCGCGGGTCTCGTCGTCAAGGGCATCGCGGTGGATGGCGAGGGCATGGCGCCATCCCTTCAAGACTGGAGCACGCGCCGTCCGAAGCTGATCTACACGACGCCGTCGCACCAGTATCCCCTCGGCGTGGTGACGTCGGCGGCGCGGCGCCTGGCGCTGATCGATGGCGCGCGTGCGGCCGGTGCGCTGATCGTCGAGGACGACTACGACAGCGAATTCCGCCACGAAGGCCCGCCGCTCGCGGCCATGCAGGGCCTTGTGGCGGATGCGCCCGTGCTCTATTGCGGCACGTTCAGCAAGACGATGTTTCCAGCTTTGCGGATCGGGTTCGTCGTCGTGCCGGCCGGGCTGGCGCCGCAGCTGGCCCTCATGCGCGCGCAATCGGCGGCAGCGGGACGGACGGCGGAGCAGCTGGCGCTGGCAGAATTTCTGCGCAGCGGGGAATTTGCGTTGCACTTGCGGCGGATGCGGCGGCTGTATCGGCAGCGGCGGGATGCGCTGGTGGAGGCGCTCGGGCGGCACCTGGGTAGTCACGCTGTCATCGAAGGGGCTTCAGCGGGGATGCACCTCGCCCTGCGCCTGCCTGCCGATGGCCCGGCGGACGTGGAGATCGTGCGCAGGGCGCGGGAACAAGGGATCGTCGTGAATGCGTTGTCGGCGCATGCGGTGCCGGGTGGGCCGGTGGCCAATGGGCTGATGCTGGGTTATGCGCAGGTGCCGGTTGAGCGGATGGATGCGCTGGTCGAGCGGCTGGCGGAATGCGCAGGGTGA
- a CDS encoding OsmC family protein, protein MQVTAIVKNSAAGHEVIVRTGNSAQPLSVPPKVSGKGSAINGGEFLMLALATCYCNDLYREAERLAVPIEGVEVEASAEFSGVGLAATNITYRATVSSSASSAAVAQLLRETDAVAEIHNTVRAGVPVELVWG, encoded by the coding sequence GTGCAGGTCACAGCAATTGTCAAAAACTCAGCCGCCGGACACGAGGTCATCGTTCGGACCGGCAACTCGGCCCAACCCTTGAGTGTACCGCCAAAGGTCTCGGGCAAAGGCTCCGCCATTAACGGCGGCGAGTTTCTAATGCTCGCGCTGGCAACCTGTTACTGCAATGACCTGTATCGCGAAGCTGAGCGTCTCGCCGTCCCGATCGAAGGCGTCGAAGTGGAGGCAAGCGCTGAGTTTTCGGGCGTTGGCCTCGCCGCCACCAATATCACCTACCGGGCAACCGTGTCCTCGTCTGCCTCCAGTGCCGCGGTAGCGCAGCTACTGCGCGAAACAGACGCCGTCGCCGAAATACACAACACGGTTCGGGCTGGGGTGCCGGTCGAGTTGGTGTGGGGGTAG
- a CDS encoding pyridoxamine 5'-phosphate oxidase family protein translates to MNTAPSTRTQVKRIARNASYDPALLHAIVDAAYVCHIAFADAHGTHCIPTACWRSGDYLYIHGSNGSRMLQRLTEQDCCVTITHVDGLVLARSAFNHSMNYRSAMVYGRFEVVAEDAKRQTLADFMEHLAPGRQAEIRPGNDKEFAATTVMRIALLEAACKVRTGPPDDDEEDMHIAAWAGVLPLAQARGTPVPDAHCAVAAPAYVKDWATS, encoded by the coding sequence ATGAACACCGCTCCCTCTACCCGCACCCAGGTCAAGCGCATCGCGCGCAACGCATCCTACGACCCCGCCCTGCTGCATGCCATCGTCGATGCGGCCTACGTCTGCCACATCGCCTTCGCCGACGCGCATGGCACGCATTGCATCCCCACCGCCTGCTGGCGCAGCGGCGACTACCTGTACATCCACGGGTCGAACGGCAGCCGCATGCTGCAGCGCCTGACGGAACAGGATTGCTGCGTGACGATCACGCATGTGGACGGCCTCGTGCTCGCACGCTCCGCCTTCAATCATTCGATGAATTACCGCAGCGCGATGGTCTACGGCCGCTTCGAGGTCGTGGCGGAAGACGCCAAGCGCCAGACCCTGGCCGACTTCATGGAGCACCTGGCGCCGGGCCGGCAAGCGGAGATCCGTCCCGGGAACGACAAGGAATTCGCGGCGACGACCGTGATGCGCATCGCGCTGCTTGAAGCCGCGTGCAAGGTGCGTACGGGTCCGCCCGACGACGACGAGGAAGACATGCACATCGCCGCGTGGGCCGGCGTGCTGCCGCTCGCGCAGGCGCGCGGGACGCCGGTGCCGGACGCGCATTGTGCGGTGGCGGCGCCGGCCTACGTGAAGGACTGGGCTACTTCTTGA
- a CDS encoding DUF3108 domain-containing protein, with the protein MRWLEAQAAARGRTGYTRRMSPAYATTRRRRQLVLGALTILLHVLVFVWFARQMGQVPDPSARTGRAPMTAELVEAPQPRPLPPVPPPQPALEQPPLPEVDPEPVVPAPAPGAPDAALTPESDGIAATDAPGQQTGQGGAAVGAGTVQSRQDDKQDAAPQAQAQAEAAQKPQPAAPEARRYKVDMPPSADITLDVARTDANGTKWSGDALLSWRVTPSSYRVKIEAGIRVVFAHVNLLTLTSEGTVGDEGFVPTLMTEKRRGRAMTATHFNRQEGTLTFSASGLKYPLVPGAQDKASVPLQLTAIARGDSKQLSGNIDILVGEDRDASVFTFTVAGQEQLDTRLGRIATWHLVRPPKPGSYNSRLELWLAPGYGWYPVQIRNVEASGAVTTQTASKIVIQQAGS; encoded by the coding sequence ATGCGATGGTTGGAAGCGCAGGCGGCGGCGCGCGGGCGGACCGGCTACACTAGGCGGATGAGCCCCGCATACGCCACGACCCGACGCCGCCGGCAACTGGTGCTGGGCGCGCTCACGATCCTGTTGCACGTGCTGGTGTTCGTCTGGTTCGCGCGCCAGATGGGCCAGGTGCCCGACCCGTCTGCCCGCACGGGACGCGCGCCCATGACGGCCGAGCTGGTCGAGGCGCCGCAGCCGCGGCCCTTGCCGCCCGTGCCACCGCCGCAGCCGGCGCTGGAGCAGCCGCCGTTGCCCGAGGTCGACCCGGAGCCCGTGGTGCCCGCACCGGCACCTGGTGCGCCCGATGCTGCGTTGACGCCGGAATCGGACGGTATCGCCGCCACCGATGCGCCGGGACAGCAAACGGGGCAGGGGGGCGCCGCGGTCGGCGCAGGCACCGTACAATCCCGGCAGGATGACAAGCAGGACGCGGCCCCCCAGGCGCAGGCCCAGGCGGAAGCGGCGCAGAAACCCCAACCGGCCGCGCCGGAAGCGCGCCGTTACAAGGTCGACATGCCGCCCTCGGCCGACATCACGCTCGACGTCGCGCGCACGGACGCGAACGGCACGAAGTGGAGCGGCGACGCGCTGCTGTCGTGGCGGGTGACGCCGTCCAGCTACCGCGTGAAGATCGAGGCCGGTATCCGTGTCGTGTTCGCGCACGTGAACCTGCTCACCCTCACGAGCGAGGGCACGGTTGGAGATGAGGGATTCGTCCCCACGTTGATGACGGAGAAGCGGCGCGGGCGCGCCATGACGGCGACGCATTTCAATCGCCAGGAGGGCACGCTGACGTTTTCGGCATCGGGCTTGAAGTATCCGCTCGTGCCGGGCGCGCAGGATAAAGCCAGCGTGCCGCTGCAGTTGACGGCCATCGCGCGCGGTGATTCGAAACAATTGTCGGGAAATATCGACATCCTTGTCGGCGAGGACCGCGACGCAAGCGTTTTCACCTTTACGGTGGCCGGACAGGAACAGCTCGACACGCGGCTGGGCCGCATCGCGACGTGGCACCTCGTGCGTCCACCGAAACCCGGCTCGTACAACTCGCGCCTGGAACTGTGGCTGGCGCCGGGTTACGGCTGGTATCCGGTACAGATCCGTAACGTCGAGGCGAGCGGGGCTGTGACGACCCAGACCGCGAGCAAAATCGTGATTCAACAAGCAGGAAGCTGA
- a CDS encoding PhaM family polyhydroxyalkanoate granule multifunctional regulatory protein, translated as MLKPSAPAMPGVTDTLEFVKNLWGSMQIPGTGMPGMPGMAGIAAPPMSTEDLDKRIADLKAVESWLNLNLSMLRGTIQALEVQRGTLMTLKTMGASMAEAMRQSGVSAEKMASMPFSPFFGAQGQGGAAAKPAPAAPAAKTETPKAPTAAAAGSGGTAQPGTTAPQSTGAADAQANPAAMAMPAAVAWWNMLQEQFTQAVANAMTPSAAAPAVPGNEGGGAPKAEPSRAASKTAMAPPVEGSGGPAAGNGNGKTPRTSRTKTDKP; from the coding sequence ATGCTGAAACCCTCCGCACCCGCCATGCCTGGCGTGACGGACACGCTGGAATTCGTCAAGAACCTGTGGGGATCCATGCAGATCCCCGGCACCGGCATGCCCGGCATGCCGGGGATGGCAGGCATCGCCGCACCGCCGATGTCGACCGAGGACCTGGACAAGCGTATCGCCGACCTCAAGGCGGTCGAGTCCTGGCTCAACCTGAACCTCAGCATGCTGCGCGGGACCATCCAGGCCCTCGAAGTGCAGCGCGGCACGCTGATGACGCTGAAGACGATGGGCGCCTCGATGGCCGAAGCGATGCGCCAGTCCGGCGTCAGCGCGGAAAAGATGGCGTCCATGCCGTTCTCGCCCTTCTTCGGTGCGCAGGGCCAGGGAGGCGCCGCTGCCAAGCCGGCACCCGCTGCCCCTGCCGCAAAGACGGAGACACCCAAGGCCCCGACTGCCGCCGCGGCGGGCAGCGGTGGCACGGCTCAGCCGGGCACGACCGCGCCGCAATCCACCGGTGCAGCGGACGCGCAAGCCAACCCGGCCGCGATGGCGATGCCGGCCGCCGTCGCGTGGTGGAACATGTTGCAGGAACAATTTACGCAAGCTGTCGCGAATGCGATGACGCCGAGCGCCGCAGCACCGGCAGTGCCCGGAAACGAGGGCGGCGGCGCACCGAAGGCGGAGCCGTCCAGGGCGGCATCGAAAACCGCCATGGCGCCCCCCGTCGAAGGCAGCGGCGGCCCGGCGGCCGGCAACGGCAACGGCAAGACACCTCGCACCAGCCGGACGAAGACCGACAAGCCCTGA
- a CDS encoding DUF3108 domain-containing protein — MMLMTALGGHAVAAEEHPAIKRPFDLPPSADLTYSIGARQRGFNLSGDATLTWRANDSKYSVNAESRVALLGKLTENRSTGLVDNWGLAPTEYYDKRFRKDPTTATFDRDGKTITFSDGDKTYPIKGGEQDRVSISWQLVAVARAAKDKFKPGSEWQFFVIGPRDADPWTFRVVGREKVQAGASLGEVDAVHVMRAAPPGSKDQTLDIWLAPGHEWYPVKLRFTDNDRDYVEQTLERIVKK, encoded by the coding sequence ATGATGTTGATGACGGCGCTGGGCGGCCATGCCGTGGCAGCGGAAGAACATCCGGCCATCAAGCGCCCGTTCGACCTGCCGCCGTCGGCCGACCTGACCTATTCCATCGGCGCGCGCCAGCGCGGCTTCAACCTGAGCGGCGACGCGACGCTCACCTGGCGCGCGAACGACAGTAAATATTCCGTCAACGCCGAGTCGCGCGTGGCCCTGCTGGGCAAGCTGACGGAAAACCGCAGCACGGGCCTCGTCGACAACTGGGGCCTGGCGCCAACGGAGTACTACGACAAGCGCTTCCGCAAGGACCCGACGACGGCCACCTTCGACCGCGACGGCAAGACCATCACCTTCAGCGACGGCGACAAGACGTATCCGATCAAAGGCGGCGAGCAGGACCGCGTGTCGATTTCGTGGCAACTGGTGGCGGTCGCGCGCGCCGCGAAGGACAAGTTCAAGCCGGGATCGGAATGGCAATTCTTCGTCATCGGCCCGCGCGACGCGGATCCGTGGACCTTCCGCGTCGTCGGCCGGGAGAAAGTGCAGGCCGGCGCGTCGCTCGGCGAAGTGGATGCCGTCCACGTGATGCGCGCCGCGCCACCGGGCTCCAAGGACCAGACGCTCGACATCTGGCTGGCCCCTGGCCACGAGTGGTATCCGGTCAAGCTGCGCTTCACGGACAACGACCGCGACTACGTCGAGCAGACGCTCGAACGCATCGTCAAGAAGTAG
- a CDS encoding SDR family NAD(P)-dependent oxidoreductase — translation MNRFKDKTVLVTGTASGIGLAAARRFLEEGANVVMLDIDDAGLKKAAAGLPQDRVLVQVGDTASKETATAAVKAAVERFGGLHVLVNNAGVATEGDIMQTSEDDFAHVMAVNVTGYFHMAKAAMPELLKTRGSIVMTSSVSGLGGDWNTFAYNTSKGAVSNMVRAMALDAGKDGVRVNAVNPSFTKTGMTEDMLKDPELVAKFKERMPLGAPEDPEGVAAVMAFLASDDARLITGVNLPVDAGVTASNGQPPM, via the coding sequence ATGAACCGTTTCAAGGATAAAACCGTACTCGTCACAGGCACGGCTTCCGGCATCGGCCTGGCGGCTGCCCGTCGTTTTCTCGAAGAAGGCGCCAACGTCGTCATGCTCGATATCGACGACGCCGGCCTGAAAAAAGCCGCGGCCGGCCTGCCGCAGGACCGCGTGCTCGTGCAGGTCGGCGACACCGCCAGCAAGGAGACCGCGACCGCCGCAGTCAAGGCCGCCGTCGAGCGTTTCGGCGGGCTGCACGTCCTGGTCAACAATGCCGGCGTGGCCACCGAAGGCGACATCATGCAGACGAGCGAAGACGATTTCGCCCACGTCATGGCCGTGAATGTGACCGGTTACTTCCACATGGCCAAGGCGGCGATGCCTGAACTCCTGAAAACACGCGGTTCGATCGTGATGACCTCGTCCGTGTCCGGGCTGGGCGGCGACTGGAATACGTTCGCCTACAACACGTCGAAGGGCGCCGTCAGCAACATGGTGCGCGCGATGGCGCTCGATGCGGGCAAGGACGGCGTGCGGGTGAACGCGGTCAATCCGAGCTTCACGAAGACCGGGATGACCGAGGACATGTTGAAGGATCCCGAGCTGGTGGCCAAGTTCAAGGAACGCATGCCGCTTGGCGCGCCGGAGGATCCGGAAGGCGTCGCCGCCGTGATGGCATTCCTGGCGAGCGACGATGCGCGCCTGATCACGGGCGTCAACTTGCCGGTCGATGCGGGCGTAACCGCTTCCAACGGACAGCCGCCGATGTAA
- a CDS encoding sensor histidine kinase produces the protein MRRLWCALIGIVLGDAAVGQDHGPTFADYNHSIWTASDGAPVQVTRMAQTPDGWLWLGTPNGLYRFDGVHFYPFAAANGAHLLSPRISELAAQPNGDLYIGYDAPGLSVLRADGRLDHLAPATKDSPVNWTNAVKPDRDGSLWVATSFGLRRLKEGRWSALGAAQGCPDVDVVMALAPDGQVWEAKHNQLFRYDRTTGRCIPTELRKPHGRQSERIQGFRMSPDGRLWAGADGYLALVSAPIAGVSVPSRYLGQESGSTSLFDHAGNLWALRCPTGICLAASAGQSAGDTIDLATATTSRLDQRGQLGSLAPRVVFEDREGDIWIGSPTGVERFRRNTLRPVELPAIKGDFHVAPDTDGTVWVVAPQEKRGWRYDPAARRLTPLPDKYRGATLGPDGTVVLLKEDGITLRRAGVETHVDLPGPMPTAAWARSDGERVWFGGFGVPVQLWDGHAWRPPVELPGAEFVFSAPGHRGQMWRALADGRLVLFEGGRVRTAYDQAALGGIGEPTSVSAAPELVVCGEQGVIVMHAGQFRRLHAQRDDVLQRVTGLFVAADGSRWLNGGTGLLRVEASDWRRAVETGAPLRYALMGVRDGYTGTAANVPSLRMVNDRLWVTTTDGIVEVAPTRRGLDGSAPQPSLLGVTGDDVAYSFTQPPRIRAGTTRLRVDFTAPALSRPERVVFSYRLDGVDRAWQTGTERSATYTGLGPGDYRFRVRAMNEGGVWSVSERTLDLHIAPTLVQTVWFKVTCILAALLLWLGYRLRVRFLTRTLTARLSAQLEERERIARDLHDTVLQTFQGFVMKVETILPESESGMGDALRRSLGDATSAIQEGRDKITSLRAGVRKVPPLHEYLHMAGVQDAAPGQRFALRCVGEARALHPIVEQELCAIGREALRNAFRHADAGQHEVIVEYGARALVLTVRDDGRGFDTGAGAKRGHWGLRGIDERARGIHADAVLHTAPGTGTTWRIEIKAALAYADGRRRMPWPRWFTSAAVRWKRLRPHRPAS, from the coding sequence ATGCGACGATTGTGGTGCGCGCTGATTGGCATCGTCCTGGGCGATGCGGCTGTCGGGCAGGATCATGGGCCGACTTTTGCGGACTACAATCACTCCATCTGGACCGCGAGCGACGGCGCGCCGGTGCAGGTCACGCGCATGGCGCAGACGCCCGACGGCTGGCTGTGGCTGGGCACGCCGAATGGCCTGTACCGCTTCGACGGGGTCCATTTCTACCCGTTCGCCGCAGCCAACGGCGCGCACTTGTTGAGCCCCCGGATCTCGGAACTGGCGGCCCAGCCCAACGGCGATCTTTACATCGGTTACGACGCTCCCGGCCTGAGCGTACTCCGTGCGGACGGCCGGCTCGATCATCTCGCGCCCGCGACGAAGGACAGCCCCGTCAACTGGACGAATGCCGTGAAACCGGATCGCGACGGGTCGCTCTGGGTAGCCACGTCGTTCGGCTTGCGCCGTCTGAAGGAAGGACGCTGGTCGGCGCTCGGCGCGGCGCAGGGCTGCCCCGATGTCGATGTCGTGATGGCGCTCGCCCCCGACGGACAGGTATGGGAGGCGAAACACAACCAGCTGTTCCGCTACGACCGGACCACCGGCCGTTGCATCCCCACCGAACTGCGGAAGCCGCACGGCAGGCAGTCGGAACGCATCCAGGGATTCAGGATGTCGCCGGACGGCCGGCTCTGGGCTGGCGCGGATGGGTATCTGGCGCTCGTATCGGCCCCGATTGCCGGCGTTTCCGTGCCGTCGCGCTACCTCGGCCAGGAATCGGGCAGCACATCCCTCTTCGACCATGCCGGCAACCTGTGGGCACTGCGTTGCCCGACCGGCATCTGCCTGGCGGCGTCGGCCGGACAAAGCGCAGGCGACACCATCGACCTGGCCACGGCGACGACGAGCCGGCTCGACCAGCGCGGCCAATTGGGTTCGCTGGCGCCGCGCGTCGTGTTCGAGGACCGCGAAGGCGACATCTGGATCGGTTCGCCGACCGGCGTGGAACGCTTCCGCCGCAATACCTTGCGTCCCGTGGAACTGCCGGCGATCAAGGGCGATTTCCATGTCGCGCCCGACACCGACGGCACCGTGTGGGTGGTCGCGCCCCAGGAAAAACGGGGATGGCGCTACGATCCGGCCGCGCGCCGCCTCACGCCGCTGCCGGACAAGTATCGGGGCGCCACGCTCGGACCGGATGGCACCGTCGTGCTCCTGAAGGAAGATGGCATCACATTGCGTCGCGCCGGCGTCGAGACCCATGTCGATCTTCCGGGGCCGATGCCGACGGCCGCCTGGGCACGCAGCGACGGCGAACGTGTCTGGTTCGGCGGATTCGGCGTCCCGGTCCAGCTCTGGGATGGCCACGCCTGGAGGCCGCCGGTCGAGTTGCCGGGGGCCGAATTCGTGTTCAGCGCCCCGGGACACCGCGGCCAGATGTGGCGCGCGCTCGCCGATGGGCGCCTCGTGCTGTTCGAAGGCGGGCGGGTGCGCACGGCATACGACCAGGCCGCGCTGGGCGGCATCGGCGAGCCGACCAGCGTGTCGGCCGCGCCCGAACTGGTCGTGTGCGGCGAGCAAGGCGTGATCGTGATGCATGCGGGGCAGTTCCGGCGCCTGCACGCACAGCGCGACGATGTGCTGCAGCGTGTTACCGGCCTGTTCGTGGCCGCCGATGGTTCCCGCTGGCTCAACGGCGGCACCGGCCTGCTGCGTGTCGAGGCAAGCGACTGGCGCCGGGCGGTGGAGACCGGTGCGCCGCTGCGCTATGCCCTGATGGGCGTACGCGACGGATACACGGGCACTGCCGCGAACGTGCCGTCCCTGCGGATGGTGAACGACCGCTTGTGGGTAACGACGACCGACGGCATCGTCGAGGTCGCCCCGACGCGGCGCGGCCTCGACGGCTCCGCGCCGCAGCCGTCGCTGCTGGGGGTGACCGGGGACGATGTCGCCTACTCCTTCACGCAGCCGCCCCGCATCCGTGCCGGCACGACGCGCCTGCGCGTCGACTTCACCGCGCCCGCGCTGAGCCGCCCAGAACGCGTCGTGTTCAGTTACCGGCTCGACGGCGTGGACCGGGCCTGGCAAACCGGCACGGAACGCAGCGCCACCTATACGGGACTGGGCCCGGGCGACTATCGTTTCCGCGTGCGTGCCATGAACGAGGGCGGCGTGTGGAGCGTGAGTGAACGGACGCTCGACCTGCACATCGCGCCGACGCTGGTGCAGACCGTCTGGTTCAAGGTCACGTGCATCCTGGCCGCCCTGCTGCTGTGGCTCGGCTACCGCTTGCGCGTGCGCTTCCTGACCCGCACGCTCACCGCGCGCCTGAGCGCGCAGCTGGAAGAGCGCGAACGCATCGCGCGCGACCTGCACGACACCGTGCTGCAGACGTTCCAGGGCTTCGTGATGAAAGTGGAGACGATCCTGCCCGAGTCCGAATCCGGCATGGGGGATGCGCTGCGACGCAGCCTGGGCGATGCCACGTCCGCCATCCAGGAAGGCCGCGACAAGATCACCTCCCTGCGCGCCGGCGTGCGCAAGGTGCCTCCCCTGCACGAGTATCTGCATATGGCGGGCGTGCAGGACGCCGCGCCGGGCCAGCGGTTCGCACTGCGTTGCGTAGGCGAGGCCCGCGCGCTGCATCCGATCGTGGAGCAGGAGCTGTGCGCCATCGGACGCGAAGCCTTGCGTAACGCTTTCCGTCATGCGGATGCGGGGCAGCACGAGGTGATCGTCGAGTATGGCGCGCGCGCTCTGGTGCTGACCGTGCGGGACGACGGACGCGGCTTCGACACCGGCGCCGGCGCAAAGCGCGGCCATTGGGGCTTGCGCGGCATCGACGAGCGAGCCCGGGGCATCCATGCCGATGCTGTCCTGCACACGGCACCGGGGACCGGGACGACGTGGCGGATCGAGATCAAGGCGGCGCTGGCGTATGCGGATGGCCGACGGCGCATGCCCTGGCCGCGGTGGTTTACATCGGCGGCTGTCCGTTGGAAGCGGTTACGCCCGCATCGACCGGCAAGTTGA